A region of Bacteroidales bacterium DNA encodes the following proteins:
- a CDS encoding ATPase — MILIAESGSTKVTWALIDAEGNTRICNTGGINPFFLSGEEIRRVLEEEMILPRNNISSVYFYGAGALPGKEGILSAVLSNFFKTESIEIHTDLLAAARSLCQRRRGIACILGTGSNSCFYDGNKIVSNVPPLGFILGDEGSGAYLGRKLLSDILKKQFSQPISDIFFANYPVTVEEILENTYRKPFPNRYLAQYTRFIARYIGQPEIYALVNRAFEEFFLRNVMKYEHVAEMLVHFTGSVAFIFRKNLEEVAGSLGVNIGSITQNPMDGLIRYHLEAAFRR; from the coding sequence ATGATACTGATTGCTGAAAGTGGTTCCACTAAAGTGACATGGGCGTTGATAGATGCGGAAGGAAACACACGTATCTGTAACACCGGTGGTATCAATCCCTTTTTCCTTTCAGGGGAGGAGATCCGGCGTGTGCTGGAAGAAGAAATGATCCTTCCCCGGAATAATATTTCATCTGTATATTTTTATGGTGCCGGAGCTTTACCCGGAAAAGAAGGCATATTATCGGCAGTTCTTTCGAATTTCTTCAAAACGGAATCGATAGAGATCCATACCGATCTGTTGGCTGCTGCGCGTTCCTTGTGTCAGCGCAGGAGAGGGATCGCATGTATTTTAGGTACTGGTTCCAATTCCTGTTTTTATGACGGGAACAAAATCGTCAGCAATGTTCCGCCATTAGGTTTTATTCTGGGTGATGAAGGCAGTGGAGCATATTTGGGAAGGAAGCTGTTGTCGGATATTCTGAAAAAACAGTTCTCCCAGCCCATTAGTGATATTTTTTTTGCGAATTATCCGGTTACGGTGGAAGAGATACTGGAAAATACCTATCGTAAACCTTTTCCCAATCGTTATCTGGCGCAATATACCCGTTTTATAGCCCGATACATCGGACAGCCGGAAATATATGCATTAGTGAACCGGGCTTTTGAAGAGTTTTTCCTGCGAAATGTGATGAAATATGAGCATGTTGCGGAAATGCTGGTTCATTTTACCGGAAGTGTCGCTTTTATCTTCAGGAAAAACCTGGAAGAAGTGGCCGGTTCGTTGGGTGTAAACATAGGGAGTATTACGCAGAATCCGATGGACGGTTTGATCCGGTATCATCTGGAAGCTGCTTTTCGACGGTGA
- a CDS encoding helix-turn-helix domain-containing protein — protein MNTDTAPLRKVHHGRNIKRLRDMLGMKQETIAIELDITQQSVSDLEQKEVIDDIMLDKIAKILKVPVAAIKNMNDEATISYINTFNDSSINHGQSPNYYCTFNPLDKVVELYERMLKSEQEKVVLLEKTFDKLTGK, from the coding sequence ATGAATACAGATACAGCACCATTAAGAAAGGTTCATCACGGACGGAATATCAAACGTTTACGTGATATGTTAGGAATGAAACAGGAAACTATTGCTATTGAATTAGATATTACCCAACAATCTGTATCCGATTTAGAGCAAAAAGAAGTTATTGATGATATAATGTTAGATAAAATTGCTAAAATACTGAAAGTTCCTGTAGCTGCAATTAAAAATATGAATGATGAAGCTACAATTAGCTATATAAATACCTTTAATGACAGCAGTATTAATCACGGTCAAAGCCCTAACTATTATTGTACATTTAATCCATTAGACAAGGTCGTAGAATTATATGAACGGATGTTAAAGTCGGAACAGGAAAAAGTAGTTTTATTAGAAAAGACATTTGACAAGCTGACAGGAAAATAG
- a CDS encoding type I toxin-antitoxin system SymE family toxin — MNPKEVQKSRVITIYDHYSPRKWEEVKVPYIRLRGKWLENIGYHIGEQIQINITDDNTMVIKKLHNPNDK, encoded by the coding sequence ATGAACCCCAAAGAAGTGCAAAAAAGTAGAGTAATTACTATATATGACCATTATTCGCCTCGTAAATGGGAAGAGGTCAAAGTACCTTATATACGTCTCAGGGGAAAATGGCTTGAAAATATTGGGTATCATATCGGTGAACAAATACAAATCAACATCACAGATGATAATACGATGGTTATTAAAAAACTACATAACCCAAATGATAAATAA